In a single window of the Vitis vinifera cultivar Pinot Noir 40024 chromosome 6, ASM3070453v1 genome:
- the LOC100243337 gene encoding conglutin alpha 2 isoform X1: MPTSVSEFELELGEMRSRRLIEKPSGRRKGKQLSISKINHELSEIVTIPSSSSDDEANTTSLHQKADETLLHQKKKKKEPKVETKKKTGAKVETKKKTGAKVETKKKTGAKVETKKKKEEKEDESAAHLKKRKNKGEESVAHKKKKLKKEAGKGSLGQKNEKGEGESVAPKKKNGKGQEESKGTLKKKRKKEDEEEGVTLPKAKGKGKGEEENKGSMKKKKKEEEDTGGVVNQKKKGKGEGESSKANLKKKKKKGEGEGREGAATQKENQKKAGEEVTPAHLEINDKKNEKKKKKENKGNEEEKLANLKSNEKKNEKDEEKKKKGGAHCGYNFPMSRIERIVRSDCDDVRISQEALFLINKASEEFLQQFVNDAYACSVKDRKNYVSYKHIASAVSKCKRFDFLSDFVPERVSAEKALAERSAKT; this comes from the exons ATGCCAACGAGTGTGTCTGAGTTCGAGTTGGAGCTTGGCGAGATGAGAAGCAGACGACTTATCGAAAAGCCCAGTGGAAGAAGAAAAGGCAAGCAGCTGAGCATCAGCAAGATCAACCATGAACTTTCAGAAATCGTAACCATCCCCTCCTCCAGCTCCGACGACGAAGCAAATACCACTTCCCTGCACCAGAAGGCGGACGAGACCCTCCTGcaccagaagaagaagaagaaggaaccGAAGGTGGAAACGAAGAAGAAGACGGGGGCGAAGGTGGAAACGAAGAAGAAGACGGGGGCGAAGGTGGAAACGAAGAAGAAGACGGGGGCGAAGGTGGAAactaagaagaagaaggaggagaAGGAAGATGAGAGCGCGGCTCATCTGAAGAAGAGAAAGAACAAGGGGGAAGAGAGCGTGGCCcataagaagaagaagctgaagAAGGAAGCGGGGAAAGGGAGCTTAGGGCAGAAGAATGAgaagggagagggagagagtgTGGcacctaagaagaagaatgggaAGGGGCAGGAAGAGAGCAAGGGGActctgaagaagaagaggaagaaggaggATGAGGAAGAGGGCGTAACGCTTCCGAAGGCGAAGGGGAAGGGGAAGGGGGAGGAAGAGAACAAGGGGagtatgaagaagaagaaaaaggaggagGAGGACACAGGGGGCGTGGTGAATCAGAAGAAGAAGGGGAAGGGGGAGGGAGAGAGCAGCAAGGCGAAtctgaagaaaaagaagaagaaaggggaaGGGGAAGGGCGAGAGGGCGCTGCCACTCAGAAGGAGAATCAGAAGAAGGCGGGTGAGGAAGTGACACCGGCGCACTTAGAGATCAATGAtaagaagaatgaaaagaagaagaagaaggagaataAGGGGAACGAGGAAGAAAAATTGGCGAATTTGAAGAGCAATgagaagaagaatgagaaggatgaagagaagaagaaaaagggcgGGGCACATTGTGGATACAATTTTCCAATGAGCAGAATAGAGAGGATTGTACGGAGCGATTGCGACGATGTCCGCATTTCCCAAGAAGCCCTCTTTCTCATCAACAAAGCTTCT GAGGAGTTCCTTCAACAATTTGTTAATGATGCATATGCATGTTCTGTTAAGGATCGCAAGAATTATGTTTCTTACAAGCACATAG CATCAGCAGTTAGCAAATGCAAGAGATTTGACTTTCTATCAG ATTTTGTTCCTGAGAGAGTATCTGCTGAGAAGGCTTTAGCAGAGAGATCAGCTAAGACATGA
- the LOC100243337 gene encoding uncharacterized protein LOC100243337 isoform X2 translates to MPTSVSEFELELGEMRSRRLIEKPSGRRKGKQLSISKINHELSEIVTIPSSSSDDEANTTSLHQKADETLLHQKKKKKEPKVETKKKTGAKVETKKKKEEKEDESAAHLKKRKNKGEESVAHKKKKLKKEAGKGSLGQKNEKGEGESVAPKKKNGKGQEESKGTLKKKRKKEDEEEGVTLPKAKGKGKGEEENKGSMKKKKKEEEDTGGVVNQKKKGKGEGESSKANLKKKKKKGEGEGREGAATQKENQKKAGEEVTPAHLEINDKKNEKKKKKENKGNEEEKLANLKSNEKKNEKDEEKKKKGGAHCGYNFPMSRIERIVRSDCDDVRISQEALFLINKASEEFLQQFVNDAYACSVKDRKNYVSYKHIASAVSKCKRFDFLSDFVPERVSAEKALAERSAKT, encoded by the exons ATGCCAACGAGTGTGTCTGAGTTCGAGTTGGAGCTTGGCGAGATGAGAAGCAGACGACTTATCGAAAAGCCCAGTGGAAGAAGAAAAGGCAAGCAGCTGAGCATCAGCAAGATCAACCATGAACTTTCAGAAATCGTAACCATCCCCTCCTCCAGCTCCGACGACGAAGCAAATACCACTTCCCTGCACCAGAAGGCGGACGAGACCCTCCTGcaccagaagaagaagaagaaggaaccGAAG GTGGAAACGAAGAAGAAGACGGGGGCGAAGGTGGAAactaagaagaagaaggaggagaAGGAAGATGAGAGCGCGGCTCATCTGAAGAAGAGAAAGAACAAGGGGGAAGAGAGCGTGGCCcataagaagaagaagctgaagAAGGAAGCGGGGAAAGGGAGCTTAGGGCAGAAGAATGAgaagggagagggagagagtgTGGcacctaagaagaagaatgggaAGGGGCAGGAAGAGAGCAAGGGGActctgaagaagaagaggaagaaggaggATGAGGAAGAGGGCGTAACGCTTCCGAAGGCGAAGGGGAAGGGGAAGGGGGAGGAAGAGAACAAGGGGagtatgaagaagaagaaaaaggaggagGAGGACACAGGGGGCGTGGTGAATCAGAAGAAGAAGGGGAAGGGGGAGGGAGAGAGCAGCAAGGCGAAtctgaagaaaaagaagaagaaaggggaaGGGGAAGGGCGAGAGGGCGCTGCCACTCAGAAGGAGAATCAGAAGAAGGCGGGTGAGGAAGTGACACCGGCGCACTTAGAGATCAATGAtaagaagaatgaaaagaagaagaagaaggagaataAGGGGAACGAGGAAGAAAAATTGGCGAATTTGAAGAGCAATgagaagaagaatgagaaggatgaagagaagaagaaaaagggcgGGGCACATTGTGGATACAATTTTCCAATGAGCAGAATAGAGAGGATTGTACGGAGCGATTGCGACGATGTCCGCATTTCCCAAGAAGCCCTCTTTCTCATCAACAAAGCTTCT GAGGAGTTCCTTCAACAATTTGTTAATGATGCATATGCATGTTCTGTTAAGGATCGCAAGAATTATGTTTCTTACAAGCACATAG CATCAGCAGTTAGCAAATGCAAGAGATTTGACTTTCTATCAG ATTTTGTTCCTGAGAGAGTATCTGCTGAGAAGGCTTTAGCAGAGAGATCAGCTAAGACATGA
- the LOC100255339 gene encoding uncharacterized protein LOC100255339, with the protein MINSSNINGGMSSPSSSSVNPRSPGLKTYFKTPEGRYKLHYEKTHPSSLLQYPHGKSVTQVTLAYLKEKQAQLAPTPSSSMSASSGVRFAAARFLGGGNGGRTLSFVGGNGASKSFTGTSRSSSLGGLSNCNSMLTSNYDGKGTYLIFNLGDTIYISDFNSQDKDPIKAIHFSNSNPVCHAFDAEAKDGHDLLIGLNSGDVYSVSLRQQLQDFGKKLVGAQHYNKDGSVSTSRCTSIAWIPQGDGAFAVAHSDGNLYVYEKGKDGTGDSSFPVIKDQTQFTVAHARSSKSNPVARWHICQGSINSIAFSSDGTYLATVGRDGYLRVFDYSKEQLICGGKSYYGALLCCAWSLDGKYILTGGEDDLVQVWSMEDRKVVAWGEGHSSWVSGVAFDSYWSSPSSDGTGESVMYRFGSVGQDTQLLLWDLSMEEIVVPLRRCPPGGSPTFSSGSQSSHWDSISPVGTLQPAPSMQDVPKLSPVVAHRVHSEPLSGLIFTQESILTACREGHVKIWMRPRSSESPPSNSEGLLSTSSKEKLLMPGKVGGSSFK; encoded by the exons ATGATCAACAGCAGCAACATCAACGGTGGGATGTCGTCGCCGTCATCGTCGTCTGTCAACCCTCGTTCGCCGGGCCTTAAGACCTACTTCAAAACGCCCGAGGGCCGCTACAAGCTCCATTACGAGAAGACTCATCCCTCCAGTCTTCTTCAATACCCTCATGGAAAATCCGTCACtcag GTAACCCTTGCGTATCTGAAGGAGAAGCAGGCACAGCTGGCGCCAACACCAAGCTCGAGTATGAGTGCCTCCAGTGGAGTGAGATTTGCAGCGGCCAGGTTCTTAGGGGGAGGTAATGGTGGTCGAACTCTTAGTTTCGTGGGAGGGAATGGCGCAAGTAAATCGTTTACTGGAACCAGTAGGAGCAGTTCATTGGGAGGTTTGAGTAATTGTAATTCAATGCTTACTTCTAATTATGATGGGAAAGGGACATATCTTATATTCAATTTAGGGGACACAATCTATATCAGCGATTTTAATTCACAGGATAAG GATCCTATAAAAGCAATACATTTTAGCAATTCAAACCCTGTCTGCCATGCATTTGATGCAGAAGCTAAAGATGGGCATGACTTGCTTATTGGATTGAATTCTGGGGATg TCTATTCGGTCTCTCTGAGGCAGCAATTACAAGATTTTGGGAAGAAACTTGTTGGTGCCCAGCATTATAACAAAGATGGTTCTGTTAGTACCAG TCGATGTACTAGCATTGCTTGGATTCCTCAAGGCGATGGTGCTTTTGCTGTTGCTCACTCTGATGGAAACTTGTACGTGTATGAAAAG gGTAAGGACGGAACAGGTGATTCTTCCTTCCCAGTTATCAAGGATCAAACTCAGTTTACTGTTGCACATGCACGGTCCAGTAAG AGCAATCCAGTTGCCAGATGGCATATCTGCCAAGGTTCAATCAATAGCATTGCTTTCTCATCTGATGGGACATATTTGGCAACTGTTGGTAGAGATG GTTATTTACGGGTATTTGACTACTCAAAAGAACAACTAATATGTGGTGGAAAAAGTTATTATGGCGCTCTTCTGTGTTGTGCCTGgag CTTGGATGGAAAATACATTTTGACTGGTGGTGAAGATGATCTAGTTCAAGTTTGGAGTATGGAAGATCGAAAGGTAGTAGCATGGGGCGAGGGGCACAGCTCATGG GTGAGTGGAGTGGCTTTTGACTCATATTGGTCATCACCATCTTCAGATGGCACTGGGGAAAGTGTGATGTACCGATTTGGTTCTGTTGGTCAG GACACTCAGTTGCTTCTATGGGACCTGTCAATGGAGGAGATTGTAGTTCCACTTCGCAGGTGTCCCCCTGGTGGTTCCCCCACATTCAGCAGTGGAAGCCAGTCATCTCATTGGGATAGCATTTCTCCAGTGGGCACTCTCCAACCTGCTCCAAGCATGCAAGATGTTCCAAAACTCTCCCCAGTAGTTGCCCATCGTGTCCATTCTGAACCTCTATCTGGCTTAATTTTTACCCAGGAATCTATTCTCACTGCATGTCGAGAAGGGCATGTGAAAATTTGGATGAGACCCAGGTCCTCTGAAAGCCCACCGAGTAACTCAGAAGGTCTTTTAAGTACTAGTTCAAAGGAGAAGCTGCTAATGCCTGGCAAGGTTGGCGGATCtagtttcaaataa
- the LOC100250171 gene encoding fasciclin-like arabinogalactan protein 11 translates to MMKQCAFFFSLVFFFFHFPATLAQPSQAPAPSGPTNITQILEKAGQYTILIRLMKGTQVADQINTQLNNSNQGLTVFAPTDNAFSTLKAGTLNSLTDQQKVQLIQFHVVPNFLSISQFQTVSNPLRTQAGNSNNGEFPLNVTTSGNQVNVSTGIVDATVANTVYTDNQLAVYQVDKVLLPLDIFAPPSPAEAPAPAKSKKKASADAADSPSSDDASLDSSDAVSLMRRAMGVSFGVAVIVAFCL, encoded by the coding sequence ATGATGAAGCAGTGTGCTTTCTTCTTCtcgcttgttttctttttcttccacttCCCGGCAACCCTAGCTCAGCCATCACAGGCTCCGGCGCCTTCTGGTCCCACCAACATTACCCAGATCCTCGAGAAGGCTGGTCAGTATACCATCCTGATCAGGCTTATGAAGGGCACCCAAGTGGCAGACCAGATCAATACCCAACTCAACAATTCAAACCAGGGTTTGACTGTATTTGCACCCACTGATAACGCCTTCTCCACCCTCAAAGCTGGAACCCTCAATTCCCTCACTGATCAGCAGAAGGTTCAGCTGATTCAGTTCCATGTTGTCCCaaattttctctctatttcccAGTTCCAAACTGTGAGCAACCCGTTGAGGACTCAGGCCGGAAACAGCAACAACGGCGAGTTTCCGCTCAATGTCACAACTTCAGGCAACCAGGTCAATGTATCAACCGGAATTGTGGATGCCACTGTGGCCAACACCGTCTACACAGACAACCAGCTTGCAGTTTACCAGGTGGACAAGGTTCTTCTCCCTCTCGACATCTTTGCACCACCTTCTCCCGCAGAGGCACCGGCGCCAGCAAAGTCTAAGAAGAAAGCTTCGGCAGATGCTGCAGACAGTCCAAGCTCAGATGATGCTTCATTGGACAGCTCTGATGCAGTGAGTTTGATGAGGCGTGCGATGGGAGTGTCCTTTGGAGTTGCTGTGATAGTTGCATTTTGCTTGTAA
- the LOC100248459 gene encoding zinc finger protein BALDIBIS yields MMAEDGLTLPSSIRGFVQEPNSNPNPNPSANPVKKKRNLPGTPDPEAEVIALSPKSLMATNRFICEICNKGFQRDQNLQLHRRGHNLPWKLRQRTSKEVRKKVYICPEKSCVHHNPTRALGDLTGIKKHYSRKHGEKKWKCEKCSKKYAVQSDWKAHSKICGTREYKCDCGTLFSRKDSFITHRAFCDALAEESARLTSVSAPNPIFRNELMNGSISNPQAHIIPQFSSVFRPEFVGSEQLVGHLNADGQKPRLPLWLDHANSHLNNPIGVNTNGSFLAPTSAGLPEMVQTAPMSMYGSPASSQNQWLQRCSEASFTSSTLPRVLKEEEENKGNLSESITSLFSSNQNQQESSAHMSATALLQKAAQMGSTKSNSAFFSTTGFGSINSSLSNTTPFSSYPHGRSNNQVHKFLIRQSNQSDSMNQLINSTSPSSTMGDGLLMGDMNSTPLVDTAKNNMDHFLMVPSNPKQAQQIAGKFHASSNEVERGLTRDFLGVGSDASRPFLQQELAKFASMGSAMGMSQYSGNH; encoded by the exons ATGATGGCTGAAGATGGGCTCACACTTCCCTCTTCCATCAGAGGTTTTGTTCAAGAACCAAAttcaaaccctaaccctaaccctagtgCAAATCcagtgaagaagaagagaaatttaCCAGGAACGCCAG ATCCAGAAGCAGAAGTCATCGCTCTATCACCAAAATCACTCATGGCCACGAACCGATTCATCTGTGAAATCTGTAACAAGGGTTTCCAGAGAGACCAGAACTTGCAGCTTCACAGGCGAGGCCACAATCTTCCATGGAAGCTCCGGCAAAGAACAAGCAAGGAGGTCCGGAAGAAGGTGTACATATGCCCGGAAAAGTCCTGTGTGCACCACAATCCAACCAGGGCCCTAGGAGACCTCACCGGAATAAAGAAGCATTACAGTAGAAAACACGGTGAGAAGAAGTGGAAGTGCGAGAAATGTTCCAAGAAATATGCAGTTCAGTCAGATTGGAAAGCTCATAGTAAAATTTGTGGCACCAGAGAGTACAAATGCGACTGTGGAACTCTCTTCTCCAG GAAGGACAGCTTCATCACCCACAGGGCCTTCTGTGATGCTTTAGCTGAGGAAAGTGCCAGGCTCACTTCAGTTTCAGCACCGAATCCAATCTTCAGAAATGAGTTGATGAATGGGAGCATTAGCAACCCACAAGCCCACATAATCCCCCAATTTTCCTCAGTTTTTCGGCCTGAATTTGTGGGCTCGGAGCAGCTGGTTGGGCATCTCAATGCAGATGGGCAGAAGCCAAGGTTGCCACTGTGGCTGGACCATGCCAATTCCCACCTCAACAACCCCATTGGGGTTAACACTAATGGTTCCTTTTTGGCACCGACATCCGCTGGGTTGCCTGAAATGGTGCAAACAGCGCCCATGAGTATGTATGGATCACCGGCATCATCACAGAATCAGTGGCTCCAAAGGTGTTCAGAAGCGTCATTTACTTCATCCACATTGCCACGGGTGTTAAAGGAGGAGGAAGAGAACAAAGGAAATTTGTCTGAGAGCATAACTTCCTTGTTCTCAAGTAATCAGAATCAACAAGAAAGCTCGGCTCACATGTCAGCAACCGCACTCTTGCAGAAAGCTGCCCAAATGGGGTCTACAAAGAGCAACTCAGCCTTCTTCAGTACTACAGGATTCGGTTCCATCAACTCATCCCTCTCCAATACTACGCCCTTCAGCTCTTATCCCCATGGCAGAAGCAACAACCAAGTCCACAAGTTTCTTATCAGGCAGTCAAACCAATCCGACAGCATGAACCAACTCATCAACTCAACATCACCCTCCTCCACCATGGGAGATGGACTGCTGATGGGTGATATGAACTCAACCCCATTAGTGGACACTGCCAAGAACAACATGGACCATTTTCTGATGGTCCCATCAAATCCCAAGCAAGCCCAACAGATTGCAGGGAAGTTCCATGCAAGTTCCAATGAAGTTGAACGCGGTCTAACCAGAGATTTTCTGGGTGTGGGAAGTGATGCAAGCAGACCCTTCTTGCAACAAGAGCTGGCTAAGTTTGCTTCAATGGGTTCAGCCATGGGCATGAGCCAATACAGTGGAAACCACTGA